In Synergistales bacterium, one genomic interval encodes:
- the thyX gene encoding FAD-dependent thymidylate synthase, translated as MSLNVRLLSHTPSPDVVIAGAARLCYSQSHAVLAVDEVHREEKKMQAFVQRLRRSGHMSPFEHATFTFAVDGLSRVTSHQLVRHRIASFSQQSQRYVSQSEVDIVCPPCVRDNPEASRLFRQISEDAHNAYRRLQELGIPKEDARYLLPHGWQTHLIMTMNARELHHFFSLRLCRRAQWEIRMLAGRMLRRVREVAPLCFEVAGPSCVVEGQCNEQQPCEKPFRSTEELLDETDH; from the coding sequence ATGTCTCTCAATGTTCGGCTTTTGTCTCATACACCTTCTCCGGATGTGGTGATAGCAGGTGCGGCTCGGCTTTGTTACAGTCAGTCCCATGCCGTATTGGCTGTCGACGAGGTCCATCGCGAGGAAAAGAAGATGCAAGCCTTTGTGCAACGGCTGCGGCGAAGCGGCCATATGTCTCCCTTCGAACATGCCACCTTCACATTTGCCGTAGACGGCCTCAGCAGGGTTACCTCACACCAGCTGGTCCGGCATAGAATCGCAAGCTTCAGCCAGCAGAGCCAGCGGTATGTGTCGCAGAGCGAGGTGGATATCGTCTGCCCACCTTGCGTACGCGATAATCCGGAAGCCTCCAGGCTCTTCCGTCAGATATCGGAAGACGCCCACAACGCATACAGACGGTTGCAGGAATTGGGCATCCCTAAAGAGGACGCACGGTACCTCCTCCCCCATGGGTGGCAGACCCATCTGATTATGACCATGAACGCACGGGAGCTACATCATTTCTTTTCGCTCCGGCTCTGCCGCAGAGCGCAGTGGGAGATCCGGATGTTGGCGGGAAGGATGCTCAGGAGGGTTCGCGAGGTTGCGCCGCTCTGTTTCGAGGTTGCAGGTCCTTCCTGTGTTGTCGAGGGACAGTGCAACGAACAGCAGCCATGTGAAAAACCATTTCGATCTACGGAGGAGCTGTTAGATGAAACGGATCATTAG
- a CDS encoding DUF1385 domain-containing protein codes for MKRIIRVLSALVCLVATAEKRIPVGGQAVIEGVLMKGPQDWGLSVRKPDGGIWHSRWSQRNWSKKGIWRLPIFRGVATMAEMLSMGMKALTKSAHIALGEEESFTFRDILLAVSVALLAVVGLFILLPVVLADHIAPYVTQAPAFRHILEGVFRAAVFVGYVAVIGLWKDMQRVFAYHGAEHKTINSYEAGDPLEPERVMESSRIHRRCGTSFILVVVVVSIVVFSIAEGESFAMRILSRIVLLPLVVGISYEFIRWCGNSSGLGAFLIKPALCLQYLTTREPDLEQVAIGIDSLQTALGTEESNPPPDGTQEEAPSAT; via the coding sequence ATGAAACGGATCATTAGAGTGCTTTCTGCTCTTGTCTGTCTGGTCGCCACTGCCGAAAAACGCATACCCGTTGGTGGACAGGCAGTCATCGAAGGGGTGTTGATGAAAGGCCCGCAGGACTGGGGGCTCTCCGTGAGAAAGCCAGACGGAGGGATCTGGCATTCCAGGTGGAGTCAGAGAAACTGGAGCAAAAAGGGCATATGGCGCCTGCCCATCTTCAGGGGCGTGGCCACCATGGCTGAAATGCTCTCCATGGGCATGAAGGCACTCACCAAGTCGGCGCACATCGCTTTGGGCGAAGAGGAGTCCTTTACCTTCCGGGATATCCTGCTTGCTGTCTCCGTGGCGCTTCTTGCTGTGGTCGGCCTCTTCATCCTTCTCCCTGTTGTCCTGGCCGATCACATCGCTCCCTATGTCACCCAGGCTCCAGCCTTCCGACACATCCTGGAGGGGGTCTTCCGAGCCGCTGTTTTTGTGGGCTATGTGGCTGTGATCGGCCTGTGGAAAGACATGCAGCGGGTCTTTGCCTACCACGGAGCGGAACACAAAACAATCAACAGCTACGAAGCGGGGGATCCCCTGGAACCGGAAAGGGTGATGGAGTCCTCGCGGATTCACCGCCGTTGCGGAACCTCCTTTATTCTTGTCGTCGTGGTGGTGAGTATCGTCGTGTTTTCGATCGCCGAAGGGGAATCCTTTGCCATGCGTATCCTGAGCCGGATTGTACTGCTGCCGCTGGTGGTAGGGATATCCTACGAGTTTATACGATGGTGCGGAAATTCGTCGGGACTGGGGGCATTCCTCATCAAACCGGCGCTTTGCCTCCAGTATCTTACGACCCGCGAACCGGACCTCGAGCAGGTTGCCATAGGGATCGATTCACTCCAGACCGCCCTTGGAACGGAAGAAAGCAACCCTCCTCCGGATGGTACCCAAGAGGAAGCCCCTTCCGCCACCTAA
- the prfA gene encoding peptide chain release factor 1, with protein sequence MDLTHKLEEVERLYGELEQKLGDPEIASNPQEVHHLAKKHADLKQIVETYREYKLQLACLEETRELLDSPEEEMRELAQGEVEELEETTETLHRRLKLLLLPKDPNDEKNVIVEIRSGAGGEEAALFAATLFRMYTRFAERQGWGTEVLDSSETGIGGLKEIVFRIDGAGAYSQFKYESGVHRVQRVPATESSGRIHTSTCTVAVLPEVEDVEVEVRNEDLRIDTFRASGAGGQHVNMTDSAVRITHEPSGIVVSCQDERSQLKNRTKAMKLLRAKLYDLELREQQNAQAAERKGQVGTGDRSERIRTYNFPQNRVTDHRIGLTLHKLEQMLEGDIYEMVDSLVMAEQTAKLQEMEAAS encoded by the coding sequence ATGGATTTAACACACAAACTAGAGGAAGTAGAGCGACTCTATGGGGAACTGGAGCAAAAGCTCGGTGATCCCGAGATCGCCTCCAATCCGCAGGAAGTACATCATCTTGCCAAAAAGCACGCCGATCTCAAACAGATTGTAGAAACCTACAGGGAGTACAAGCTTCAGCTGGCCTGCCTCGAGGAGACCCGGGAATTGCTCGACAGCCCTGAAGAGGAGATGAGAGAACTGGCGCAGGGTGAGGTCGAAGAGCTGGAGGAGACCACGGAGACACTCCACAGGCGGTTGAAACTGCTTCTCCTCCCGAAGGACCCCAACGACGAAAAGAATGTCATCGTGGAAATCAGGAGTGGAGCGGGTGGAGAGGAAGCGGCACTGTTTGCCGCCACGCTCTTTCGCATGTATACCCGCTTTGCGGAGCGTCAGGGATGGGGTACGGAGGTTCTGGATTCCAGTGAAACCGGTATCGGCGGCCTGAAAGAGATCGTCTTCCGTATCGATGGTGCAGGCGCCTACAGCCAGTTCAAATACGAGAGCGGCGTGCATCGGGTTCAGCGGGTTCCTGCCACGGAGTCGTCTGGACGGATCCACACCTCCACCTGTACCGTAGCGGTGCTGCCCGAGGTGGAAGATGTCGAGGTAGAGGTGCGGAATGAAGACCTCCGGATCGACACCTTCAGAGCCAGTGGAGCAGGAGGCCAGCACGTGAACATGACCGACTCCGCGGTGCGGATCACCCACGAACCTTCGGGAATTGTGGTTTCCTGCCAGGACGAACGGTCGCAGCTCAAGAACAGGACAAAGGCCATGAAGCTGCTCCGTGCCAAGCTCTACGATCTGGAACTCCGGGAACAGCAAAACGCCCAGGCAGCGGAACGGAAGGGACAGGTGGGAACCGGTGATCGATCGGAACGGATCCGTACCTACAACTTCCCCCAGAACCGGGTTACCGACCATCGGATCGGGCTGACGCTCCACAAGCTGGAGCAGATGCTCGAAGGAGACATCTACGAAATGGTGGACTCCCTGGTGATGGCCGAGCAGACAGCGAAACTCCAGGAGATGGAAGCTGCTTCGTGA